The Candidatus Rubidus massiliensis DNA segment GCAAAGACCATTTATAATTCCAAATAGAGTTTCCATTCGTGAAAGACCAAAAGAAGTTAACTCAAGAGTTACTCCGGGCCACTGGGAGGGTGATTTGATTATTGGAAAAAATCACCAATCTGCCATAGGAACATTAGTTGAAAGGGCAAGTCGATTAGTAAAAATAGTTTGGATAGGTGAAAAAAGAGATTCAGAATCAGTTTTGAATGCATTTGCAAAAAGCCTTGAAGAGCTTCCTTCACATATGAAACAGAGCCTAACTTATGATAATGGAATTGAAGCGTATAAACATGAGGAGTTTACGAAAAAAACTGGAATGTCAGTTTATTTTGCAGATCCTGGATGTCCATGGCAAAGAGGCACAAATGAAAACACTAATGGCTTAATTAGAGAATTCTTTCCAAAAAGCACTGAATTAGGTATTTACGATAAGCTAGATTTAAAAAGAGTAGAGGACTTATTAAATGAACGCCCAAGGAAAATCTTAAATTTTGCCTCTCCAAAAGATGTTTTTAATAAGATGGCTTCTTTATAAATAAATTTATCGGATTAGCAGAGGGTTGGAAGTTTCACGGCTACTTGTATTCTGGGATAAAATTCACCGTGTCCCTTCGGGCAGAAGTTTCACGGCTACTTGTATCTGGGTAATTTAGATTTACACTTTTTTCTAATAGTATTCCAGTAAAATTTTATTATTTCTTTATAAAAAATAACTAAAATCCATGATTTATAATTTGGAAATGGACATTTAAGATTTTTTCCATAGAGATAAAGTGTTCGGATAGAAATTTGAATTCACCCTTTTCCAAATACTTATCTAATATTAATTATCTCTTAATATTTAAATGAGATAATTTAGTTTCTTATGTAAGGTTTTTTATGTTAGACGCTACCCCTAATTGTTGTAATACATTTGTAAAAGTATTGATTGCAATACCTATATTAGGAGTTATTCCTGAAATTTTTATTAGAAATAAGATTAATCATGAATTGACTCAAACTAGCTTTTATAAAACAAAAAAAGATTATACCAATTTAACTAAAGAACTAAAAAAAGCTCAAAAT contains these protein-coding regions:
- a CDS encoding Transposase, IS30 family translates to MGIKRINFEERELISNLVSQGKGVREIARHLSRSPSTISTELRRFHLKRADYKAVAAQEHACLMKRKAGRKKKIDQRFIPILQILINDKYFSPHQASEFLKHQYPNLKEFHVSHETIYQFIYASGINFRLRRKRKCRRKRGRYKQRPFIIPNRVSIRERPKEVNSRVTPGHWEGDLIIGKNHQSAIGTLVERASRLVKIVWIGEKRDSESVLNAFAKSLEELPSHMKQSLTYDNGIEAYKHEEFTKKTGMSVYFADPGCPWQRGTNENTNGLIREFFPKSTELGIYDKLDLKRVEDLLNERPRKILNFASPKDVFNKMASL